A genome region from Mycobacterium florentinum includes the following:
- the trhA gene encoding PAQR family membrane homeostasis protein TrhA: MSYQSDSAVLARPRLRGWIHVYCAVCAFIAGTVLAAASWALESKRAGHSTLTYTLSIVAMFAVSAIYHRVYWESVTARKWMRRLDHSMIFLFIAGSYTPFARLDMPRGTGYVVLAIVWGGAAAGIALTLFWPSAPRWLGVVLYLLLGWVAIWYSPLILHNAGVAATVLLAVGGALYSIGAVFYGLRRPDPWPRTFGYHELFHACTAIAALCQYIAMWFAVFGRA; encoded by the coding sequence ATGAGTTATCAAAGCGATTCGGCGGTCCTGGCGAGGCCGCGGCTGCGCGGCTGGATCCACGTCTATTGCGCCGTATGCGCATTCATTGCGGGTACCGTGCTGGCGGCGGCGTCGTGGGCGCTGGAATCCAAGCGGGCCGGGCACTCGACGCTGACATACACCTTGTCGATTGTGGCGATGTTCGCCGTCAGCGCTATTTACCACCGCGTCTATTGGGAGTCGGTGACCGCCCGAAAGTGGATGCGACGGCTCGACCACTCGATGATCTTTTTGTTCATCGCCGGCAGCTACACACCGTTCGCAAGGCTGGATATGCCGCGCGGGACCGGGTACGTGGTGCTCGCGATCGTGTGGGGTGGCGCGGCGGCCGGAATTGCGCTGACCCTGTTTTGGCCGTCGGCGCCGCGGTGGCTCGGGGTTGTGCTGTACCTGCTACTCGGCTGGGTTGCGATCTGGTACAGCCCGCTGATCCTGCACAACGCCGGCGTGGCCGCGACCGTCTTGCTGGCCGTCGGCGGCGCGCTGTACAGCATCGGCGCGGTGTTCTACGGGTTGCGCCGGCCCGACCCGTGGCCGAGGACGTTCGGCTATCACGAGTTGTTCCATGCGTGCACCGCGATCGCGGCGCTCTGCCAATACATCGCGATGTGGTTCGCCGTCTTCGGGCGGGCGTAG
- a CDS encoding SDR family oxidoreductase: MHWAITGATGFLGIHILGELLRGDETFTLLTRPQSDPIARIGKALPLAVTDGQVWTEDELRQRLAVVPVDLSAPKLGLSDDRFRELADSADAILHCAGSIELDADLADLRRTNVGGTTRILELAEAGSRQPDLFHVSTAFVAGKRRSGLICETELGDDEGFENNYEQSKFESESLVRDWAWRTGRRVVVLRPSALIVDRPPHPDFPLHPLSFLSTSADSGMRLFSVSGRPMRTKMSIRLSGDHNGHLNYMPADEAADEMVRLMRLAPDGLSTYHVVHHHDVAVQTLVDLFNALSPIPLTLVEGPIEDPNLLERRLRWASGFFPYLGHSRTYDTTGTRAIIGEPHRQTIVDFDYLLGSVGRYKRYLTFKPEKHEPRESASAVAPLVPVGGPFDVTAHGADAAHPIRGLTFIVTVGRSGSTALSRILTAHPDVLSLNEFYLSVRASSAADHVLSGEQFWRMLAEPHPIFDSMVRGGSAMPEFIYPRLQGIRFDANTTGIPAISMMTLPHLSSDPDGVFDALAAEVPSWPEQTSRLHYGRLFAWLARHFGGTVVVERSAMSLSSVPWLRETFPDAKFVHLFRNGPDTAVSMSEHTGFRLMALIQDALELLDLDPERRHPGLRLDPTAIPIELASLVGDTCEVDTLMGQNLPITRFARMWSELIVTGESELADLPADRYLPLSYAGLVADTRSSLVQLAGFLGVEADAKWLEFGTSVIDPKFTGASARLSADELQAVVESCAPGAARLAKHAVGAGADGVTAAR, encoded by the coding sequence ATGCACTGGGCGATCACCGGCGCGACCGGGTTTCTCGGGATTCATATCCTGGGGGAACTCCTTCGGGGCGACGAGACGTTCACCCTGCTTACCCGGCCGCAGTCGGACCCAATCGCCCGCATCGGCAAGGCCCTCCCACTGGCGGTCACCGATGGGCAGGTGTGGACGGAGGACGAGCTGCGCCAACGGCTCGCCGTCGTGCCGGTGGACCTCTCCGCGCCCAAATTGGGGCTATCGGATGACCGATTCCGGGAACTCGCGGACAGCGCCGATGCCATCTTGCACTGCGCCGGCAGCATCGAGCTGGACGCCGACCTCGCCGACCTGCGCCGCACCAACGTCGGCGGGACCACTCGCATCCTCGAACTCGCCGAGGCCGGATCGCGCCAGCCCGATCTTTTCCATGTGTCCACCGCCTTCGTCGCCGGCAAGCGCCGCTCGGGTCTGATCTGCGAGACCGAGTTGGGAGACGACGAAGGCTTCGAGAACAACTACGAGCAGTCCAAGTTCGAGTCCGAGTCGCTGGTGCGGGACTGGGCGTGGCGCACCGGGCGCCGGGTCGTCGTGCTGCGGCCGAGCGCCCTGATCGTCGATCGCCCGCCGCATCCGGACTTCCCGCTGCACCCGCTTTCCTTTCTGTCCACGTCCGCGGACAGCGGCATGCGCCTGTTCTCGGTCTCCGGGCGGCCGATGCGCACCAAAATGTCGATCAGACTCAGCGGCGATCACAACGGCCATCTGAACTACATGCCGGCCGACGAAGCCGCCGACGAGATGGTCCGCCTGATGCGGCTGGCTCCCGATGGCCTGAGCACCTACCACGTCGTGCACCACCACGACGTCGCGGTACAGACGCTGGTGGACCTCTTCAACGCGCTCTCGCCGATCCCCTTGACGCTGGTCGAGGGCCCGATCGAGGACCCCAATCTGCTGGAACGACGACTGCGGTGGGCCAGTGGATTTTTCCCGTACCTGGGGCACAGCCGCACGTACGACACGACCGGTACGCGAGCGATCATCGGCGAGCCACATCGCCAGACCATCGTCGACTTCGACTACCTGCTGGGCAGCGTGGGCCGCTACAAGCGCTACCTCACGTTCAAACCCGAGAAGCACGAACCCCGGGAGTCGGCGTCGGCGGTCGCGCCCCTGGTCCCCGTCGGCGGTCCATTCGACGTCACCGCGCACGGCGCTGACGCGGCGCACCCGATTCGAGGGCTGACATTCATCGTCACGGTGGGGCGAAGCGGATCGACCGCGCTGTCGCGAATCCTCACCGCTCACCCAGATGTGCTCAGCCTCAACGAGTTCTACCTATCGGTGCGCGCATCGTCGGCGGCCGACCACGTACTGTCGGGCGAACAATTCTGGCGGATGCTGGCCGAGCCGCACCCGATCTTCGACTCCATGGTCCGGGGTGGTTCGGCCATGCCGGAGTTCATCTATCCGCGGCTGCAGGGCATTCGATTCGACGCGAACACGACCGGGATCCCCGCGATTTCGATGATGACGCTGCCGCATCTGTCGTCGGACCCCGACGGAGTATTCGATGCCCTTGCCGCGGAGGTTCCGTCGTGGCCGGAGCAAACGTCGCGGCTACACTATGGGCGGCTCTTCGCCTGGCTCGCAAGGCATTTCGGCGGGACCGTGGTGGTGGAGCGGTCCGCGATGTCGTTGAGCAGTGTCCCGTGGCTACGTGAGACATTCCCCGATGCAAAGTTCGTGCACCTGTTCCGCAACGGCCCGGACACCGCGGTCTCGATGAGCGAACACACCGGATTTCGCCTGATGGCACTGATTCAAGACGCGCTGGAGCTGCTGGATCTCGACCCGGAGCGCCGACACCCCGGCCTGCGGCTGGATCCGACGGCGATACCGATCGAGCTCGCGTCGCTGGTCGGTGACACCTGCGAGGTCGACACCCTGATGGGCCAGAACCTGCCCATCACGCGCTTTGCCCGGATGTGGAGCGAGCTGATCGTCACCGGCGAATCCGAGCTCGCCGACTTGCCCGCGGACCGTTACCTTCCGCTGTCCTACGCGGGCCTGGTCGCCGACACCCGTTCGTCGCTGGTGCAGCTGGCGGGTTTCCTGGGTGTCGAAGCGGACGCGAAGTGGCTTGAATTCGGCACCAGCGTTATCGACCCGAAGTTCACCGGCGCCTCCGCTCGGCTGTCCGCGGACGAGCTACAGGCGGTCGTGGAAAGCTGCGCTCCCGGCGCGGCCCGCCTTGCCAAACACGCCGTCGGCGCGGGAGCGGACGGGGTTACCGCGGCCCGGTGA
- a CDS encoding MMPL/RND family transporter yields the protein MSDPRVDDQRRTPFVARTIHQLSVPIILAWLALTVIVTMAIPSLEKVEQERSVSLSPKDAPSIQAMQRLGKDFKESNSDALAMIVLESQQPLRDDAHHYYNQLLKQLESDPDHIQHIQDLWGNPVTASGAQSEDGKAAYVQLKLAGNQGTSLANESADAVRHIVDRIPPPAGLKVYVTGPAPLISDLNHSGQKTILKVTLVSLAVIFIMLLLVYRSLTTVILLLLMVGIELQVARQIVAFLGDIGAISLSTFAVNLLITLALAAGTDYGIFFVGRYQEARQAGEDPATAYFTTYRSTAKVVLASGLTIAGSVFCLSFTRMPYFQTIGIPCAVGMLVAVAIALTLVPAVLAIGGRVGLLEPRRKITDRRWRRIGTAVVRWPGPIFAAACAVTLVGLLALPGYTTNYHDRVYLPEDLPTNQGYAAAIRHFPLGRMLPEFVLIEADHDMRNPSDFLVLERLAKGVLSVPGVSRVQSVTRPAGTAMAHTTIPFRFGVMNASQLVNLEYQKARMNDMLVQADELNKTIRITTTLYHLILELNAVTHDLAGRTHEVQQITGELRDQISNFEDFLRPIRSYFYWEKHCYDIPVCFAIRSLFDSFDGIDAINDKLGELVINIDKIDVLMPKLAAELPIQIETMKSMRNMMLTMHSTMTGIIGQADSQGNISTEMGEAFDAAKNDDTFYLPPEIFKNPTFERVMGLFMSPDGKAARMTISDRGDPATPEGIARVQAIKTAAEEALKSTPLESASIYVGGVSATYKDLQDGSRYDLMIAGIASLCLIFAIMLMITRSFVAAMVIVGTVVTSLGASIGLSVLLWQHIIGLGLEWLVLPMSVIILLAVGSDYNLLLVSRMKEELGAGINTGIIRAMGGTGKVVTAAGLVFAVTMASMVVSDLTVIGQIGTTIGLGLLFDTLIVRAFMTPSIAALLRRWFWWPLKVRPRPASYLLRSEGSRPLVRALLGTRAPD from the coding sequence ATGAGCGATCCACGCGTGGACGACCAACGTCGCACGCCCTTTGTCGCACGGACGATCCATCAATTGTCTGTGCCCATCATCTTGGCGTGGCTGGCCCTCACCGTGATCGTGACGATGGCCATCCCCTCGCTCGAGAAGGTCGAGCAGGAGCGTTCGGTCTCGCTGAGCCCGAAGGATGCGCCGTCGATCCAGGCCATGCAGCGCTTGGGTAAAGACTTCAAGGAATCCAATTCCGACGCCTTGGCGATGATCGTCCTGGAAAGCCAGCAGCCCCTGCGCGACGATGCCCACCACTACTACAACCAATTGCTCAAACAATTGGAAAGCGATCCGGACCATATCCAGCACATTCAAGACCTGTGGGGAAATCCGGTCACGGCGAGCGGCGCGCAAAGCGAGGACGGTAAAGCCGCGTACGTGCAGCTCAAGCTTGCCGGCAACCAGGGCACGAGCCTGGCGAATGAGTCAGCCGACGCCGTGCGCCACATCGTGGATCGGATTCCTCCCCCGGCCGGGCTCAAGGTCTATGTCACCGGCCCGGCGCCGCTCATTTCGGACCTGAATCACAGCGGTCAGAAGACAATCCTCAAGGTCACGCTGGTGAGCCTCGCGGTGATCTTCATCATGCTGCTGCTCGTCTACCGGTCGCTTACCACCGTCATTCTGCTGCTGCTGATGGTCGGAATAGAACTGCAGGTGGCGCGCCAAATCGTCGCGTTCCTTGGGGATATCGGCGCCATCAGTCTTTCTACTTTCGCCGTCAATCTGCTGATCACTCTCGCGCTCGCGGCGGGAACCGACTACGGAATCTTTTTCGTCGGCCGCTATCAAGAGGCACGCCAGGCCGGCGAAGATCCGGCAACGGCCTATTTCACGACGTACCGCAGCACCGCCAAGGTTGTCTTGGCGTCCGGTTTGACGATCGCCGGATCGGTTTTCTGCCTCAGCTTCACCCGGATGCCCTATTTCCAGACGATCGGTATCCCCTGTGCGGTGGGCATGCTGGTTGCGGTGGCGATTGCGCTCACGCTCGTCCCGGCCGTTCTCGCCATCGGTGGCCGAGTCGGTTTGTTGGAGCCCCGGCGAAAGATCACGGATCGTCGTTGGCGCAGGATCGGCACGGCGGTCGTCCGGTGGCCGGGACCCATTTTCGCCGCGGCGTGCGCGGTCACTCTGGTGGGCCTGCTCGCCCTGCCGGGATATACGACGAACTACCACGACCGGGTGTATCTGCCCGAAGACCTGCCGACCAACCAGGGCTACGCGGCCGCAATTCGACACTTCCCACTGGGCCGGATGTTGCCCGAGTTCGTGTTGATCGAGGCCGATCACGACATGCGCAACCCTTCAGATTTTCTGGTCTTGGAACGCCTGGCCAAGGGCGTTCTCTCGGTTCCGGGCGTATCCCGGGTGCAATCCGTCACCCGACCGGCGGGAACCGCGATGGCGCACACGACGATTCCGTTCCGGTTCGGCGTCATGAACGCAAGCCAATTGGTGAACCTCGAATATCAAAAAGCTCGCATGAACGACATGCTCGTGCAGGCCGACGAGCTGAACAAAACGATCAGAATCACGACAACGCTGTATCACCTGATTCTTGAGCTCAACGCCGTGACCCATGACCTGGCCGGCAGGACGCACGAAGTTCAGCAAATCACCGGCGAGCTACGAGATCAGATTTCTAACTTCGAAGACTTCCTCAGACCGATCCGCAGCTACTTCTACTGGGAAAAGCACTGCTACGACATTCCCGTCTGCTTTGCGATCAGATCGCTTTTCGATTCGTTCGACGGCATCGACGCGATCAACGACAAGCTGGGCGAACTGGTCATCAACATCGACAAGATCGACGTGCTGATGCCGAAACTGGCCGCCGAGCTGCCGATTCAGATCGAAACCATGAAGAGCATGCGCAACATGATGCTGACCATGCATTCGACGATGACCGGCATCATCGGTCAGGCCGACTCGCAGGGCAATATCTCCACCGAGATGGGCGAGGCGTTCGACGCAGCGAAAAACGACGACACGTTCTACCTGCCGCCGGAGATTTTCAAGAACCCCACCTTCGAGCGCGTCATGGGACTGTTCATGTCGCCGGACGGCAAAGCGGCGCGCATGACCATTTCGGATAGGGGTGATCCCGCAACTCCCGAAGGTATTGCGCGCGTCCAGGCGATCAAGACCGCGGCCGAGGAGGCGCTCAAGTCGACACCGCTGGAAAGCGCCAGCATTTACGTCGGCGGCGTCTCGGCGACGTACAAAGACCTGCAAGACGGCTCCCGGTACGACCTGATGATCGCCGGAATCGCTTCCCTCTGCCTTATTTTCGCGATCATGCTGATGATCACCCGAAGTTTTGTGGCCGCGATGGTGATTGTGGGAACGGTCGTCACGTCGCTGGGGGCGTCCATCGGATTGTCCGTACTGCTCTGGCAGCACATCATCGGGCTCGGGCTGGAATGGCTCGTGTTGCCGATGTCCGTCATCATCCTGTTGGCGGTGGGATCCGACTACAACCTGCTGCTCGTCTCGCGAATGAAGGAAGAGCTCGGCGCCGGTATCAACACGGGCATTATTCGGGCGATGGGCGGTACCGGAAAGGTCGTCACGGCCGCCGGCCTGGTATTCGCCGTGACCATGGCCTCGATGGTGGTCAGCGATCTGACGGTGATCGGGCAAATCGGGACCACGATCGGTCTGGGCCTGCTGTTCGACACCTTGATCGTGCGCGCGTTCATGACGCCATCCATCGCCGCGCTGCTGCGACGCTGGTTCTGGTGGCCGTTGAAGGTGCGGCCGCGTCCGGCCAGTTACCTGCTTCGGTCCGAGGGGTCCCGTCCGCTGGTGCGTGCCCTGCTCGGCACCCGGGCGCCCGACTAA
- a CDS encoding cytochrome P450, with protein sequence MRTSIWFRWMARYGAPRAFLAVQARRGQPLARFLLGRARGGESYRLVEDIRQQGRLVRRPFVWVSADHEICRTVLRDDRFGVTNIVNAPLPQPFPALLERTDPGLPNPVERPAMVMSNPPDHTRYRRLFAQSFTPRAIDKLGTRVEEITAELLDRLEHNPRPDLVADFATELPVAVITEILGLPTDARPQVREWGYGLAPLLDFGTNWKTFRHAVEQLRDVDRYAAQFIERARDGDSHDDPFGRVAAGGELTHREFAANAALLVGAGFETTVNLIGNGIVLLLQHPQQLALLRDDPDLWPAAVEEILRFESPVQMLVRTARRDAEVAGEHIRAGSMFVLLMGGANRDPRVFSDPGRFDITRSNARDHVAFGSGIHGCLGAALARIEGAIALRTLFERFPGLSLRDQPEPLGLVTLHGYKRLPVELRGDAQSVDLR encoded by the coding sequence ATCCGGACGAGCATCTGGTTTCGCTGGATGGCCAGGTACGGTGCGCCGCGCGCGTTCTTGGCGGTGCAGGCTCGCCGCGGACAACCCCTGGCCCGGTTTCTGCTGGGCCGGGCCCGCGGAGGCGAGAGCTATCGCCTGGTCGAGGACATCAGGCAACAGGGCCGCCTGGTGCGGCGGCCGTTTGTGTGGGTGAGCGCCGACCACGAAATCTGCCGGACGGTGTTGCGCGACGACCGGTTCGGGGTTACTAACATCGTAAATGCCCCTCTCCCCCAACCTTTTCCGGCATTACTGGAACGAACGGATCCCGGCCTGCCCAATCCGGTGGAGCGTCCGGCGATGGTGATGTCGAATCCCCCGGATCACACCCGGTATCGGCGCTTGTTCGCCCAGAGCTTCACGCCACGCGCCATCGACAAGCTCGGTACTCGGGTCGAAGAAATCACGGCCGAACTGCTCGATCGTTTGGAACACAACCCGCGACCCGACCTGGTCGCCGACTTCGCCACCGAACTGCCGGTCGCTGTGATCACCGAGATCCTGGGGTTGCCAACCGACGCGCGCCCGCAGGTGCGCGAGTGGGGCTATGGCTTGGCCCCGCTCTTGGATTTCGGTACCAACTGGAAGACGTTTCGCCACGCTGTCGAGCAGCTACGCGATGTCGACCGCTACGCCGCCCAATTCATCGAACGGGCGCGTGACGGTGACTCGCATGACGATCCATTCGGCCGCGTGGCCGCCGGCGGCGAGCTGACCCATCGCGAATTCGCCGCCAACGCAGCACTTCTGGTCGGCGCCGGGTTCGAGACGACGGTGAATCTGATCGGCAACGGAATCGTCCTGCTGCTGCAGCATCCCCAGCAGCTGGCACTACTACGCGACGACCCAGACCTCTGGCCGGCGGCGGTCGAAGAGATTCTGCGATTCGAAAGCCCCGTGCAGATGCTCGTGCGCACCGCGCGCCGCGACGCCGAAGTCGCTGGGGAGCACATCCGCGCCGGCTCGATGTTCGTGCTGTTGATGGGCGGCGCCAACCGCGATCCACGCGTATTCAGCGACCCCGGCCGGTTCGACATCACCCGATCCAATGCTCGAGACCACGTGGCATTCGGATCGGGCATCCACGGTTGCCTCGGCGCGGCGTTGGCGCGGATCGAGGGCGCCATCGCCCTGCGCACCCTATTCGAACGATTCCCCGGCCTGAGCCTGCGCGACCAGCCCGAACCACTCGGGCTGGTCACCTTGCACGGATATAAACGCCTACCGGTCGAATTGCGGGGAGACGCGCAGTCCGTCGACCTACGATGA
- a CDS encoding flavin-containing monooxygenase, producing the protein MTNNVAVIGAGPGGLVAARWLLHQGLEPTIFEQAPMLGGQWAGLDGRSGVWPSMHTNSSRTVTAFSDLDHTTDHVYLSNREVLDYLHRYADTFGLTPRIRLGTRVELIKKDPAGWVVTHAGADERFERIVVASGRFHAPAIPAVPGLETFSGPVGVISTYHYRDGSTYRGKRVLVAGCAISALEIASEVAELGAARVVVTQQRQRYIAPKFAAGVPSDHRLYTRYGALATEHLAAAEVDQMLKEIVVGAAGSPDQYGAPAPHPLLSTAGVTLSQHYLPLVAEGRISVRPWMKSVAGPIVTFADGQAEEFDGIVFGTGYQLCLPFLSDDIRAILDLDTVHMNADRYTFHPDLPGLAFIGLWDQSGGYFVPLELQARWVAYTWGATIPAIGANDQRSAIDAYRANRGTSQKTRMDLAALTFARAAGVEPRLGNWPRLRRALLFGPLAPSCFRLEGPDALPDAAERFARDAARFGAITSNDMTEREASQWSRVQAADRGLRPSASPLL; encoded by the coding sequence ATGACGAATAACGTCGCGGTAATCGGCGCCGGGCCAGGCGGACTGGTCGCCGCGCGCTGGCTGTTACACCAGGGACTTGAGCCGACCATCTTCGAGCAGGCCCCCATGCTGGGTGGGCAATGGGCGGGTCTGGATGGTCGCAGCGGCGTGTGGCCGAGCATGCACACCAACAGCAGTCGCACCGTCACAGCCTTCAGCGACCTCGATCACACGACGGACCATGTCTACTTGTCCAACCGCGAGGTCCTCGACTATTTGCACCGCTACGCAGACACGTTCGGCCTGACGCCGCGCATCCGGCTCGGTACCCGGGTCGAACTGATCAAGAAGGATCCAGCCGGCTGGGTTGTCACTCACGCCGGCGCCGACGAGCGCTTTGAACGAATTGTGGTGGCCAGCGGTCGATTTCATGCCCCCGCCATCCCTGCCGTGCCGGGGCTCGAGACCTTCTCCGGCCCCGTTGGCGTCATCTCCACCTATCACTACCGGGACGGATCGACGTATCGCGGCAAGCGAGTGCTCGTCGCCGGCTGTGCGATCAGCGCCCTGGAAATCGCGTCTGAGGTCGCCGAGCTCGGCGCGGCGCGCGTCGTCGTGACCCAGCAGCGGCAGCGCTATATCGCGCCGAAGTTCGCCGCCGGCGTTCCCTCCGACCACCGGCTCTACACCCGGTACGGCGCCTTGGCCACCGAGCATCTGGCCGCCGCCGAAGTCGACCAGATGCTCAAGGAGATCGTCGTCGGCGCCGCGGGCAGCCCGGATCAGTACGGCGCGCCCGCACCCCACCCCTTGTTGTCCACCGCCGGCGTGACGCTCAGTCAGCACTATCTACCACTGGTGGCCGAGGGCCGAATCTCGGTGCGCCCCTGGATGAAATCCGTTGCAGGCCCAATCGTGACGTTCGCCGACGGGCAGGCCGAGGAGTTCGACGGGATCGTCTTCGGCACCGGCTACCAGCTGTGTCTGCCCTTCCTGAGTGACGATATCCGGGCGATCCTCGACCTCGACACGGTGCATATGAACGCCGACCGCTACACCTTTCACCCCGACCTGCCGGGCCTGGCATTCATCGGCCTGTGGGACCAGTCCGGCGGATACTTTGTGCCGCTGGAACTTCAGGCCAGATGGGTCGCGTACACGTGGGGCGCCACGATCCCGGCAATCGGTGCGAACGACCAACGGTCGGCGATCGATGCGTATCGCGCCAATCGAGGAACATCGCAGAAAACCCGAATGGACCTCGCGGCGCTGACCTTCGCCCGCGCCGCCGGGGTCGAGCCCCGCCTGGGCAACTGGCCGCGGCTGCGCCGCGCCCTACTGTTCGGCCCCCTGGCGCCGAGTTGCTTCCGGCTCGAGGGCCCGGATGCCTTGCCAGATGCGGCCGAGCGGTTCGCCCGCGATGCCGCCCGCTTCGGAGCGATCACGTCAAACGACATGACCGAACGCGAAGCGAGCCAATGGTCGCGGGTCCAAGCCGCCGACCGGGGCCTCAGGCCGTCGGCGTCGCCGCTGCTTTAG
- a CDS encoding LLM class F420-dependent oxidoreductase, whose protein sequence is MGIGVLTFVTDEGIGPVELAGALEERGFESLFLAEHSHIPVDTKTPYPSGGPIPPKYYRTLDPFVALTAAAAVTQNLLLGTGIALVVQRDPIHTAKEVASLDVVSRGRFRFGVGVGWLREEITNHGVNPAVRGRVVDERLDAMMQIWTQEKAEFHGEFVDFDPIYSWPKPVQQPYPPLYLGGGPAGFKRIARLHAGWLSMTPSVQELSPQLEQLREVAGPEVPSINFHGGEPTAKELQGYLDFGAEHILVDLPTEPRDETLRYLDGLQAEFAKLA, encoded by the coding sequence GTGGGTATCGGTGTCCTGACTTTTGTCACCGACGAGGGAATCGGTCCCGTCGAGCTTGCCGGTGCGCTCGAGGAGCGGGGGTTCGAATCGCTGTTTTTGGCCGAGCACTCGCACATCCCGGTCGATACGAAAACCCCCTACCCGAGCGGCGGCCCGATTCCGCCGAAGTACTACCGCACGCTGGATCCATTCGTGGCGCTGACGGCGGCGGCGGCCGTGACCCAAAATCTACTGTTGGGCACCGGTATCGCGCTGGTGGTGCAGCGCGACCCGATTCACACGGCCAAAGAAGTCGCATCGCTGGATGTGGTGTCGCGGGGGCGGTTTCGCTTCGGCGTGGGCGTCGGATGGTTGCGCGAGGAAATAACGAACCACGGTGTGAATCCCGCGGTCAGGGGGCGAGTGGTCGACGAACGGCTCGACGCGATGATGCAGATCTGGACGCAGGAGAAGGCGGAATTCCACGGGGAATTTGTCGACTTCGATCCGATCTACAGCTGGCCCAAGCCGGTGCAGCAACCGTATCCACCGCTCTACCTGGGCGGGGGACCGGCGGGTTTCAAGCGCATCGCCCGGCTCCATGCCGGCTGGCTCTCGATGACGCCGTCGGTACAGGAGCTGTCGCCTCAGCTCGAGCAATTGCGTGAGGTGGCCGGTCCGGAGGTGCCTTCGATCAACTTCCATGGCGGCGAACCGACGGCGAAAGAACTTCAGGGCTATCTCGATTTCGGCGCCGAGCATATCTTGGTGGATCTGCCGACCGAGCCCCGAGACGAGACGCTTCGCTATTTGGACGGGCTGCAGGCCGAGTTCGCGAAGTTGGCGTAA
- a CDS encoding DUF4267 domain-containing protein — MPIDRAALVAGSIRLASGVHFLVDPLGANKLWGDPGEPTPTARLLLRSMGYRDALIGGLLASAALRGKNTRGWFLASGGADAADLLGGLSVHRELRRSQQLIGLGGAVIGIGVGLWGAARRGPKAAATPTA, encoded by the coding sequence ATGCCGATCGACCGTGCCGCGCTTGTCGCGGGCAGTATCCGACTCGCTTCTGGTGTCCATTTTCTCGTCGATCCCCTCGGTGCGAACAAGCTGTGGGGCGACCCGGGGGAGCCGACCCCGACGGCACGACTGCTGCTGCGATCGATGGGATACCGCGATGCGTTGATCGGCGGGCTGCTCGCCTCGGCGGCGCTGCGCGGCAAGAACACTCGCGGCTGGTTCCTCGCGTCCGGCGGGGCCGACGCGGCTGACCTGTTGGGTGGGCTGAGTGTCCACCGCGAGCTCAGGCGGTCACAACAGCTGATCGGCCTGGGCGGCGCCGTCATCGGTATCGGCGTCGGGTTGTGGGGCGCGGCGCGGCGCGGGCCTAAAGCAGCGGCGACGCCGACGGCCTGA
- a CDS encoding DUF732 domain-containing protein, whose protein sequence is MSEPVPATDKTVGLDGSETVAAPTAAEPEAATSANSAGFAWSRDDDVDAPSDAANPRQSWRATWRTAAALLAAGLVIAGAIVLGRSLLTTHPKAAALATTATPTSKAAPAPGTAATAAPSSIVSTPGQDKKYVQDLNDQGISFADPDAAIYNGKMVCENIRLGMTVQQIIADFRASNPALGSHAESYVTISVHAYCPQNSNLVGSGP, encoded by the coding sequence ATGTCCGAGCCGGTACCAGCTACCGACAAGACTGTCGGGCTCGACGGTAGCGAGACCGTCGCCGCGCCCACTGCCGCGGAACCCGAGGCGGCCACGTCGGCGAACTCCGCCGGTTTCGCGTGGTCGCGCGACGACGACGTCGATGCGCCGAGCGACGCGGCGAACCCGCGCCAATCGTGGCGCGCCACCTGGCGCACCGCTGCCGCCCTGCTCGCGGCCGGGCTCGTGATCGCCGGTGCGATAGTCCTCGGGCGTTCACTGTTGACCACCCATCCCAAGGCGGCGGCGCTCGCAACCACCGCGACACCCACCTCCAAGGCGGCCCCGGCTCCAGGAACGGCGGCGACGGCCGCCCCGTCGTCGATTGTGTCGACGCCGGGTCAGGACAAGAAATACGTTCAGGATCTCAACGACCAGGGCATCTCCTTCGCCGATCCGGATGCCGCGATCTACAACGGCAAGATGGTGTGCGAGAACATCCGTCTGGGCATGACGGTGCAGCAGATAATCGCGGATTTCCGGGCGAGCAACCCCGCGCTCGGCAGCCATGCCGAGTCGTACGTGACCATCTCGGTCCACGCCTACTGCCCGCAGAACAGCAACCTCGTTGGCAGCGGGCCCTAG